TTCGGGAAGTGGCTCAGCTTGGTAGAGCACCTGGTTTGGGACCAGGGGGTCGCAGGTTCAAATCCTGTCTTCCCGATACTTGTTTGGGGCCTTAGCTCAGCTGGGAGAGCGCCTGCCTTGCACGCAGGAGGTCAGCGGTTCGATCCCGCTAGGCTCCACCATTAGTTCTTTGAAAACTGAACGAAACAAACAACGTGAAACGTCAATTTTTATTTTAGATGCTAGACAAACTAACTTTATTGGAGAGTTTGATCCTGGCTCAGGATGAACGCTGGCGGCGTGCCTAATACATGCAAGTCGAGCGAATGGATTAAGAGCTTGCTCTTATGAAGTTAGCGGCGGACGGGTGAGTAACACGTGGGTAACCTGCCCATAAGACTGGGATAACTCCGGGAAACCGGGGCTAATACCGGATAACATTTTGAACTGCATGGTTCGAAATTGAAAGGCGGCTTCGGCTGTCACTTATGGATGGACCCGCGTCGCATTAGCTAGTTGGTGAGGTAACGGCTCACCAAGGCAACGATGCGTAGCCGACCTGAGAGGGTGATCGGCCACACTGGGACTGAGACACGGCCCAGACTCCTACGGGAGGCAGCAGTAGGGAATCTTCCGCAATGGACGAAAGTCTGACGGAGCAACGCCGCGTGAGTGATGAAGGCTTTCGGGTCGTAAAACTCTGTTGTTAGGGAAGAACAAGTGCTAGTTGAATAAGCTGGCACCTTGACGGTACCTAACCAGAAAGCCACGGCTAACTACGTGCCAGCAGCCGCGGTAATACGTAGGTGGCAAGCGTTATCCGGAATTATTGGGCGTAAAGCGCGCGCAGGTGGTTTCTTAAGTCTGATGTGAAAGCCCACGGCTCAACCGTGGAGGGTCATTGGAAACTGGGAGACTTGAGTGCAGAAGAGGAAAGTGGAATTCCATGTGTAGCGGTGAAATGCGTAGAGATATGGAGGAACACCAGTGGCGAAGGCGACTTTCTGGTCTGTAACTGACACTGAGGCGCGAAAGCGTGGGGAGCAAACAGGATTAGATACCCTGGTAGTCCACGCCGTAAACGATGAGTGCTAAGTGTTAGAGGGTTTCCGCCCTTTAGTGCTGAAGTTAACGCATTAAGCACTCCGCCTGGGGAGTACGGCCGCAAGGCTGAAACTCAAAGGAATTGACGGGGGCCCGCACAAGCGGTGGAGCATGTGGTTTAATTCGAAGCAACGCGAAGAACCTTACCAGGTCTTGACATCCTCTGAAAACCCTAGAGATAGGGCTTCTCCTTCGGGAGCAGAGTGACAGGTGGTGCATGGTTGTCGTCAGCTCGTGTCGTGAGATGTTGGGTTAAGTCCCGCAACGAGCGCAACCCTTGATCTTAGTTGCCATCATTAAGTTGGGCACTCTAAGGTGACTGCCGGTGACAAACCGGAGGAAGGTGGGGATGACGTCAAATCATCATGCCCCTTATGACCTGGGCTACACACGTGCTACAATGGACGGTACAAAGAGCTGCAAGACCGCGAGGTGGAGCTAATCTCATAAAACCGTTCTCAGTTCGGATTGTAGGCTGCAACTCGCCTACATGAAGCTGGAATCGCTAGTAATCGCGGATCAGCATGCCGCGGTGAATACGTTCCCGGGCCTTGTACACACCGCCCGTCACACCACGAGAGTTTGTAACACCCGAAGTCGGTGGGGTAACCTTTTTGGAGCCAGCCGCCTAAGGTGGGACAGATGATTGGGGTGAAGTCGTAACAAGGTAGCCGTATCGGAAGGTGCGGCTGGATCACCTCCTTTCTATGGAGAATTGATGAACGCTGTTCATCAATAAAGTTTCCGTGTTTCGTTTTGTTCAGTTTTGAGAGAACTATCTCTCATATATAAATGTATGTTCTTTGAAAACTAGATAACAGTGTAGCTCATATTTTTTAATTTTAGTTTGGTTAAGTTAGAAAGGGCGCACGGTGGATGCCTTGACACTAGGAGTCGATGAAGGACGGGACTAACGCCGATATGCTTCGGGGAGCTGTAAGTAAGCTTTGATCCGAAGATTTCCGAATGGGGAAACCCACCATACGTAATGGTATGGTATCCTTACCTGAATACATAGGGTAAGGAAGACAGACCCAGGGAACTGAAACATCTAAGTACCTGGAGGAAGAGAAAGCAAATGCGATTTCCTGAGTAGCGGCGAGCGAAACGGAACATAGCCCAAACCAAGAGGCTTGCCTCTTGGGGTTGTAGGACATTCTATACGGAGTTACAAAGGAACGAGGTAGACGAAGCGACCTGGAAAGGTCCGTCGTAGAGGGTAACAACCCCGTAGTCGAAACTTCGTTCTCTCTTGAATGTATCCTGAGTACGGCGGAACACACGTGAAATTCCGTCGGAATCTGGGAGGACCATCTCCCAAGGCTAAATACTCCCTAGTGATCGATAGTGAACCAGTACCGTGAGGGAAAGGTGAAAAGCACCCCGGAAGGGGAGTGAAAGAGATCCTGAAACCGTGTGCCTACAAATAGTCAGAGCCCGTTAACGGGTGATGGCGTGCCTTTTGTAGAATGAACCGGCGAGTTACGATCCCGTGCGAGGTTAAGCTGAAGAGGCGGAGCCGCAGCGAAAGCGAGTCTGAATAGGGCGTTTAGTACGTGGTCGTAGACCCGAAACCAGGTGATCTACCATGTCCAGGGTGAAGTTCAGGTAACACTGAATGGAGGCCCGAACCCACGCACGTTGAAAAGTGCGGGGATGAGGTGTGGGTAGCGGAGAAATTCCAATCGAACCTGGAGATAGCTGGTTCTCCCCGAAATAGCTTTAGGGCTAGCCTTAAGTGTAAGAGTCTTGGAGGTAGAGCACTGATTGGACTAGGGGTCCTCATCGGATTACCGAATTCAGTCAAACTCCGAATGCCAATGACTTATCCTTAGGAGTCAGACTGCGTGATAAGATCCGTAGTCAAAAGGGAAACAGCCCAGACCGCCAGCTAAGGTCCCAAAGTGTGTATTAAGTGGAAAAGGATGTGGAGTTGCTTAGACAACTAGGATGTTGGCTTAGAAGCAGCCACCATTTAAAGAGTGCGTAATAGCTCACTAGTCGAGTGACTCTGCGCCGAAAATGTACCGGGGCTAAATACACCACCGAAGCTGCGGATTGATACCGAATGGTATCAGTGGTAGGGGAGCGTTCTAAGGACAGTGAAGTCAGACTGGAAGGACTGGTGGAGTGCTTAGAAGTGAGAATGCCGGTATGAGTAGCGAAAGACGGGTGAGAATCCCGTCCACCGAATGCCTAAGGTTTCCTGAGGAAGGCTCGTCCGCTCAGGGTTAGTCAGGACCTAAGCCGAGGCCGACAGGCGTAGGCGATGGACAACAGGTTGATATTCCTGTACCACCTCTTTATCGTTTGAGCAATGGAGGGACGCAGAAGGATAGAAGAAGCGTGCGATTGGTTGTGCACGTCCAAGCAGTTAGGCTGATAAGTAGGCAAATCCGCTTATCGTGAAGGCTGAGCTGTGATGGGGAAGCTCCTTATGGAGCGAAGTCTTTGATTCCCCGCTGCCAAGAAAAGCTTCTAGCGAGATAAAAGGTGCCTGTACCGCAAACCGACACAGGTAGGCGAGGAGAGAATCCTAAGGTGTGCGAGAGAACTCTGGTTAAGGAACTCGGCAAAATGACCCCGTAACTTCGGGAGAAGGGGTGCTTTCTTAACGGAAAGCCGCAGTGAATAGGCCCAAGCGACTGTTTAGCAAAAACACAGCTCTCTGCGAAGCCGTAAGGCGAAGTATAGGGTGACACCTGCCCGGTGCTGGAAGGTTAAGGAGAGGGGTTAGCGTAAGCGAAGCTCTGAACTGAAGCCCCAGTAAACGGCGGCCGTAACTATAACGGTCCTAAGGTAGCGAAATTCCTTGTCGGGTAAGTTCCGACCCGCACGAAAGGTGTAACGATTTGGGCACTGTCTCAACCAGAGACTCGGTGAAATTATAGTACCTGTGAAGATGCAGGTTACCCGCGACAGGACGGAAAGACCCCGTGGAGCTTTACTGTAGCCTGATATTGAATTTTGGTACAGTTTGTACAGGATAGGCGGGAGCCATTGAAACCGGAGCGCTAGCTTCGGTGGAGCGCTGGTGGGATACCCCTGACTGTATTGAAATTCTAACCTACGGGTCTTATCGACCCGGGAGACAGTGTCAGGTGGGCAGTTTGACTGGGGCGGTCGCCTCCTAAAGTGTAACGGAGGCGCCCAAAGGTTCCCTCAGAATGGTTGGAAATCATTCGTAGAGTGCAAAGCATAAGGGAGCTTGACTGCGAGACCTACAAGTCGAGCAGGGACGAAAGTCGGGCTTAGTGATCCGGTGGTTCCGCATGGAAGGGCCATCGCTCAACGGATAAAAGCTACCCCGGGGATAACAGGCTTATCTCCCCCAAGAGTCCATCGACGGGAGGTTTGGCACCTCGATGTCGGCTCATCGCATCCTGGGGCTGTAGTCGGTCCCAAGGGTTGGGCTGTTCGCCCATTAAAGCGGTACGCGAGCTGGGTTCAGAACGTCGTGAGACAGTTCGGTCCCTATCCGTCGTGGGCGTAGGAAATTTGAGAGGAGCTGTCCTTAGTACGAGAGGACCGGGATGGACGCACCGCTGGTGTACCAGTTGTTCTGCCAAGGGCATAGCTGGGTAGCTATGTGCGGAAGGGATAAGTGCTGAAAGCATCTAAGCATGAAGCCCCTCAAGATGAGATTTCCCATAGCGTAAGCTAGTAAGATCCCTGAAAGATGATCAGGTTGATAGGTTCGAGGTGGAAGCATGGTGACATGTGGAGCTGACGAATACTAATAGATCGAGGACTTAACCATATAATATGAAGCAATGTTATCTAGTTTTGAAGGAATATGCCTTCATAGTTTGGTGATGATGGCAGAGAGGGTCACACCCGTTCCCATACCGAACACGGAAGTTAAGCTCTCTAGCGCCGATGGTAGTTGGGACCTTGTCCCTGTGAGAGTAGGACGTCGCCAAGCAACTAAACACGAGTCAAATGACTCGTGTTTTTTCGTATTTTCTTTTATAATCCATAGTAATTAAAAAAATGTGCTTAAATAATTACTATTTTGATTAAATGCAGGGGAATGTGGCTAGGATAGTGAATAAGCAAAAGAGTTGCAAATTTTATTAATACGTATATAATTAAAGTCAAAGATAGTCAAAGTCAATAAAGGTGGCGGATAAATGAGAAATATATCTGATATCATTGAGCAATATCTAAAGCAAGTTATTGACTTAAGTAATAATAATGTGATTGAAATCAAAAGAAATGAGATTGCGGATCGCTTCGAGTGCGTACCATCTCAAATCAATTATGTAATCAATACCCGTTTTACATTAGAAAGAGGATTTGTAGTAGAAAGTAAACGTGGTGGAGGAGGTTACATTCGCATTATAAAAGTCAAACTGCATGATGATATAGACATTATTGATCAAATGCTTCATATGATTGATCATAGCGTTGCACAAGGGAATGCAGAGAGTATGATTATACGTTTATTAGAAGAGGGAATTATAACAGGCCGTGAAGCAAAACTAATGTTAAGTGTACTAGATCGTTCTGTATTATCAATGGATATTCCTTCTCGAGATGAACTTAGGGCTCGAATATTATGCGCAATGTTAAGAACACTGAAATATAAATAAATACAGCTTTTGTAAAAGAATGATAATTAAGATAGGGCAGTTAAATATTGTAGAAGTTTTGAAAAAGAGCATGTACTTTTATCTAAATGGATTAAGGAAAGAGGACAATCTAGTAATGTATGAAAAGTATCATGAGGTAGATCGTTCCTGTTGTAAAGGTGGGGATATTGATGACTTGTCAAAACTGTAATATAAGACCAGCAACTTTACATTATACAAAAGTAATCAACGGGAAGAAGGCGGAAGTTCATCTTTGTGAGCAATGTGCAGAGCAAAGTGGCTATACGTCTTTCTTTCAATCATCACAGTCTAACTTTTCATTTCATGATGTATTTGCTGGTTTATTACACGGTGAATCAACAATGTTTGGAGAAGGAAAAAACGGGTTTTCAAATACAAATACAGTAAGATGTCCAGGTTGTAAGATGACATATGAACATTTTACAAAGGTGGGACGCTTTGGTTGTGCTTCTTGTTACGATACATTTAAAGGACACTTAAACCCATTGTTAAAGCGACTTCATGGTGGACATACAGAACATTGTGGAAAAATTCCGGAACGAATGGAAGGAAATATCCACTTAAAGAAAGAATTAGATGAACTAAAACTTATTCTGAAACAATATGTACAGAATGAGGAGTTTGAGAAAGCTGCTGAGGTAAGAGATGAAATTCGAGGGCTTGAAACTCAGCTTAGTGAGCATAGAGAGGGGGAGTAGTTCTATGTCACTGGACAAAATTATGAATGAAGCGATTAGTCCATGGATGAAGGGGGATGGCCCTGATTCTGATATTGTTTTAAGTAGTCGAATTCGTTTGGCTCGTAATTTTAAGCAATATCAATTTTCTACTATGCAAAACGAAGAGGAAGCTCAAAAGGTTCAAGAATTATTTAAAAAGAAATTTATAAATAAAGCGGTAGAGCCCTTTGGGAAGTTTGGACTATTAAAAATGAATGAATTAACTCCTCTTCAAAGGAGAGTTTTAGTTGAAAAGCATTTAATTAGTCCAAATCTAGCAGGGACTGAATATGGAGCATGTCTGTTATCAGAAAGCGAACACATTAGTGTGATGCTTAATGAGGAAGACCACATTAGGATTCAGTGCCTATTTCCAGGACTACAGTTATCAAAGGCGCTTCAAAGCGCCAATCAAATAGATAATTGGATTGAAAAAGAGGTTGAATATGCTTTTGATGAATCACTTGGATATATTACGAGTTGTCCTACTAACGTTGGTACAGGATTAAGAGCTTCTGTAATGATTCATTTACCAGGGCTGGTTTTAACAAAAAGAATTAGCCGTATTATACAAGTAATTCAAAAATTAGGTTTAGTAGTAAGAGGAATATACGGTGAAGGTAGCGAAGCGTTAGGTAATATATTTCAAGTATCAAATCAAATGACGCTAGGGAAATCCGAAGAAGATATTATTGCAGATTTAAAGAGTGTCATGCAGCAAATCATACAACAAGAAAAATTGGCCAGAGAATTAATTGTACAAAATTCGAGTATTGAGCTTGAAGATAAGGTTTATCGTTCTTACGGTATACTAGCAAACAGTCGTTTAATTCAATCTGCAGAAGCGGCAACTTGCTTATCGGATGTACGACTCGGTATTGATCTAGGATATATAAAAGGTATATCGAGAAATATTTTGACTGAGCTAATGGTTCTTACGCAACCTGGTATTTTACAACAATATGCAGGAGGACCTTTAGGACCAGAAGAAAGAGATTATCGAAGAGCAACCTTAATCCGTGAGCGATTACGTATTGAAAAAAACTAAGCGCAAGTAGGAGGCGATTTCTATGATGTTTGGAAGATTTACAGAAAGAGCACAGAAAGTATTAGCTTTATCTCAAGAGGAAGCAATTCGCATTGGGCATAATAACATTGGAACAGAACATATTTTACTTGGGCTTGTACGCGAAGGTGAAGGAATTGCAGCAAAAGCGTTAATTGCTCTTGGATTGAGCCCGGAGAAAGTGCAAAAAGAGGTAGAAGCGTTAATTGGACGTGGAACAGAAGCTTCTCAAACTGTACATTATACACCTCGTGCTAAAAAAGTTATTGAATTGTCTATGGATGAAGCGCGTAAGCTAGGACATTCTTACGTTGGAACAGAACATATTTTACTTGGCTTAATCCGTGAAGGTGAAGGTGTAGCGGCACGTGTATTAAATAATTTAGGTGTAAGCCTCAATAAAGCAAGACAACAAGTGTTACAACTTCTTGGAAGTAACGAAGCAAGTTCAGGTCACCAAGGTGGTTCATCGACAAATGCAAATACACCGACACTAGACAGTTTAGCGCGCGACTTAACAGTTGTTGCACGTGAGAATCGTTTGGATCCTGTTATTGGACGTAGTAAAGAAATTCAACGTGTAATTGAAGTGTTAAGCCGTAGAACAAAAAACAATCCAGTGTTAATTGGAGAGCCTGGTGTAGGTAAAACAGCAATTGCTGAAGGGTTAGCACAGCAAATCGTAAATAATGAAGTTCCTGAAACGTTAAGAGATAAGCGTGTTATGACACTAGATATGGGAACAGTGGTAGCTGGGACGAAATATCGTGGTGAGTTTGAAGATCGTTTAAAGAAAGTAATGGATGAAATACGTCAAGCAGGGAATATTATTCTATTTATTGATGAACTTCATACATTAATCGGTGCAGGTGGAGCAGAAGGTGCAATCGATGCATCAAATATTTTAAAACCATCTTTAGCACGCGGAGAATTACAATGTATTGGTGCGACAACTTTAGATGAGTATCGTAAATATATTGAAAAGGATGCAGCTTTAGAGAGACGTTTCCAGCCAATTCATGTTGATGAGCCGAGTCTAGAAGAATCAACTCAAATCTTGAAAGGTTTACGCGATCGTTATGAGGCCCATCACCGTGTGTCTATTACAGATGATGCAATTGATGCAGCTGTGAAACTTTCCGATCGTTATATTACGGATCGTTTCTTACCAGATAAAGCAATTGATTTAATTGATGAAGCTGCTTCAAAGGTTCGCTTACGTTCTTATACAACACCACCAAACTTAAAAGAGCTTGAAGTGAAGCTTGAGGAAATTCGAAAAGAAAAAGATGCGGCTGTACAAAGTCAAGAGTTTGAAAAGGCTGCTTCCTTACGTGATATGGAACAACGCTTACGTGAGAAATTGGAAGATACAAAGCGTCAGTGGAAAGAACAACAAGGAAAAGAAAATTCAGAGGTTACGGTAGAAGATATTGCAAATGTCGTTTCTACATGGACACGTATCCCTGTTTCTAAACTTGCACAAACAGAGACTGATAAATTATTAAACTTAGAATCCATTCTTCATGATCGTGTCATCGGCCAGGATGAAGCGGTAGTGGCTGTAGCGAAAGCTGTTCGTCGTGCAAGAGCAGGACTGAAAGATCCGAAACGTCCAATTGGTTCATTTATTTTCTTAGGACCAACAGGTGTAGGTAAAACAGAATTAGCAAGAGCATTGGCAGAATCTATGTTCGGTGATGAGGATGCAATGATTCGCATTGATATGTCTGAGTATATGGAGAAACATTCAACTTCTCGCTTAGTTGGTTCTCCTCCAGGATATGTTGGGTATGAAGAAGGCGGACAATTAACAGAGAAGGTTCGTCGTAAGCCGTATTCAGTTGTCCTATTAGATGAAGTAGAGAAGGCGCATCCTGATGTATTTAATATTTTACTACAGGTATTGGAAGATGGTCGTTTAACTGATTCTAAAGGACGTACAGTTGACTTCCGTAATACGATTGTTATTATGACGTCTAACGTTGGTGCTGAGGCGTTAAAACGTAACAAACATCTTGGATTTAACGTACAAGATGAAAGCCGTGATTATTCGGATATGAAAGGTAAAGTAATGGATGAGCTGAAAAAGGCATTTCGTCCAGAATTCTTAAACCGTATTGATGAAATTATCGTATTCCATATGCTTGAGAAAAAACATATTCAAGAAATTGTGACTCTTATGGTAAATCAGTTAGTGAATCGCTTAAAAGAACAAGAAATTGAATTGCAATTAACAGAAGGGGCGATTGCAGCTATTGCTGATAAAGGGTTTGATCGTGAATATGGTGCTCGTCCACTACGTAGAGCAATTCAGAAGCATGTAGAGGATAGACTATCGGAAGAACTTTTAAAAGGTGCTATTGAGAAAGGACAAAAAGTTATCTTTGATGTAGAAGGGGAAACATTTGTCATTCATAGTGCTGAAAAGGTAAAATAAGTATAGACAAACTAAGAGGGCTACGAGATAGCCCTCTTTCTTGTACGAGAAGGTCAAATGTTTATAGATGAAAGCGAAGTGAAATATAAAAAGATATGGCTAAAAAGAAAACAAAATTCACATGTCAAGAGTGTGGTTATCAATCACCAAAATATATGGGTAAATGTCCAGGGTGTGGTCAATGGAATTCGCTTGTTGAAGAGATGGAACCAGTTGTATCATCCAGACGCCTAAATTATGCAAATGCAATTCAAACAGAAGTAACAAAACCAAGACGTCTTACAGAAGTAGAAACAAAGTCTGAGGCACGTATTGAAACAAAATTTCAGGAGTTTAACCGTGTACTAGGTGGCGGAATTGTAGATGGATCTTTAGTACTTATTGGTGGGGACCCTGGGATTGGAAAATCAACGTTATTATTACAGATTTCCTCGCAATTAGCAGATGCTTCATATGATGTATTGTATATATCAGGTGAGGAGTCAGCAAAGCAGATTAAACTTCGTGCAGATCGTTTACATGTAAATGGTAGTAATCTATTTGTTGTATCAGAGACAGATTTACAGCGTATTGCAGCACATATTGAAGAGATGAATCCTGCTTTTGTTGTTATTGATTCTATTCAAACGATACATTTACCTGAGGTGACATCAGCTCCTGGTAGTGTGGCGCAAGTACGTGAATGTACAGCAGAATTAATGAAACTTGCAAAAACAAAGGGAATCCCAATTTTCATCGTAGGGCATGTGACAAAAGAAGGTGCAATTGCGGGACCGCGTATGCTAGAACATATGGTCGATGCAGTTCTTTACTTTGAAGGAGATCGACACCATACATATCGTATTTTACGAGCTGTAAAGAATCGTTTTGGTTCTACGAATGAAATGGGTATCTTTGAAATGAAAGAACTTGGCCTTGCAGAAGTCTTAAATCCTTCTGAGATTTTCCTTGAGGAAAGACCAGTTGGAGTTGCAGGTTCAACAGTAGTTGCCTCAATGGAAGGAACAAGACCAGTTTTAGTAGAAATACAGGCATTAATTTCCCCTACTAGTTTTGGAAACCCTCGAAGAATGGCGACAGGAATTGATCATAATCGTGTCTCGCTTATTATGGCGGTACTAGAGAAAAGAACAGGTTTACTATTACAAAATCAAGATGCGTATTTAAAAGTAGCTGGTGGTTTGAAATTAGATGAACCGGCAATTGATTTAGCTGTTGCCTTAAGTATAGCTTCAAGTTTTAGAGATAAATCTACGGCACCAACTGATGCGGTAATAGGAGAAGTTGGATTAACTGGAGAAATAAGAAGAGTATCAAGAATCGAACAACGTGTACAAGAAGCAGCTAAATTAGGATTTCAACGTGCTATCATTCCTAGAAAAAATTTAGGGGGGTGGACAATTCCAGAGGGGATTGAGGTTGTAGGTGTTTCTAATTTAGGAGAAGCGCTTCGTTTGACATTAGGAGGCTAGGCTATGGAAGAAAATAAGCAACGTGTCAAAAGTATAATTAATATTTTACAGCTCGTGGCCCCGGGAACACCACTGCGCGAAGGGATAGATAATGTACTTCGCGCACAAACAGGGGGACTAATTGTTCTTGGGTATAATGAGCAGATTAAAAGCATTGTTGATGGTGGTTTTCATATTAATTGCGCATTCTCTCCTGCTAGTTTATATGAATTAGCAAAAATGGATGGAGCACTTATTTTAAATGAAACTGGAAGTAAAATTTTAATTGCAAACGCACAGTTAGTTCCGGATTCATCTATTGATTCTATTGAAACAGGTATGCGTCACCGAACAGCAGAGCGTGTAGCAAAGCAGACGGGCAGCCTTGTTGTGGCCATTTCACAAAGACGTAATGTAATTACGCTATATCAAGGGAACTTACGTTATACATTAAAAGATATAGGTGTCATTTTAACAAAAGCAAATCAAGCAATTCAAACGCTAGAAAAATATAAGGCTGTATGGAATGACGGCATTACGAATTTGGGTATTCTAGAATTTGAAGAGGTCGTTACAATGTCCGAGGTGGTTCACGTTTTACATAGTGTTGAAATGGTGCTGCGTATAAAAAATGAAATATTGAGCTATATTCATGAGTTAGGAACAGAAGGTAGGTTAATTCGTTTACAGCTTACAGAATTACTAGCTGATTTAGAGGCAGAGGCAGCATTGTTAATTAAAGATTATCACCAGGAGAAAACACAAGACCATCATCAAATCTTGAAAAAGTTACAAGATCTTGCAAATACACAACTTTTAGAGGATAGTGATTTAGTTAAATTACTTGGCTATCCAGGACAAACAAGTTTAGAAGAAAGTGTGACACCTAGAGGGTACCGAATCACAAGCAAGATTTCTCGTGTTCCGCCACTTATTATCGAGAATTTAATTAATCGATTTAAAACATTGCAAGGTGTTTGCCGAGCAACTATTAATGAATTGGATGATGTGGAAGGAATTGGAGAAGTGAGAGCGAAGAAAATACGAGAAGGTCTAAAAAGAATTCAAGAGCATCTCTATATGAGTAGACACAATTAAGAATATTACATTGATTCTATAATATAACGACACTAGAACATTTTTGGTATATGATATGATATATTGGTAAATAAAACTATTTACAAAAAAACACGTCCGCTTTTGCATTCGGCGTTTTGATTAGCGAAACAATGGTTAATAATGAGTAGGAGGTGGTTGGATGTTAAAACGGATTGTACAGCTCTTCTTTTTAGTGATCGGGGGAGCGTTAGGGATTTACTTAATCCCAAAAATTATTAATGTATTAGATATCGGTGCGGTTCCTTTGTTGGAAGGATCGTATGTTCGTGCAATTATTGGTGCAATTATTTTATTTTTAACAACATTTTGGCTTGTAGATTATATTGTTCAACTTATTAAGCATATTGAAGAGGCTCTTGTAAAGGCGCCTGTAGCAGATGTTTTATTTGGTACATTAGGATTAATCTCTGGTCTTATTGTTGCATATTTAATTTTGATACCAATTCGTGAATTTACAATTCCAGTTATTAGTACGGTGTTGCAAGTGTTCTTCACCCTTTTACTTGGATATTTAGGATTCCAAGTAGGATTTAAAAAGAGGAATGAATTGCTAGGATTATTTACATTACCCCAACGCGGAGGTAAGAAGAAAAACAATAGTGAGAATGAAGAGGTAGAGGTCGAAGCGGAAAAATCTACGACTCATTGGAAAATTCTCGATACGAGTGTAATTATTGACGGACGTATTGCAGATATTTGCCAAACAAAGTTTTTAGAAGGAACAATTGTCATTCCGCAATTCGTATTAGAAGAGCTTCAGCATATTGCCGATTCTTCAGATGCTTTAAAGCGTAATCGTGGCCGCAGAGGACTAGACATTTTAAATCGTATTCAAAAGGAGATGCCAATTCCGGTAGAAATTTATGAAGGCGATTTCGATGATATCCAAGAAGTAGATAGCAAGCTTGTAAAGTTGGCAAAAATCACTGGTGGAACTGTAGTAACAAACGATTTCAATTTAAACAAAGTTTCTGAATTACAAGGGGTTACGGTGTTAAACATTAATGATTTAGCTAATGCGATTAAACCAGTCGTACTCCCTGGTGAAGAATTAAGTGTTTATGTTGTGAAAGATGGTAAAGAACAAAATCAAGGTGTTGCATACTTAGATGATGGTACGATGATTGTAGTAGAAGATGGTAGAGAGTA
This genomic interval from Bacillus thuringiensis contains the following:
- the disA gene encoding DNA integrity scanning diadenylate cyclase DisA, with product MEENKQRVKSIINILQLVAPGTPLREGIDNVLRAQTGGLIVLGYNEQIKSIVDGGFHINCAFSPASLYELAKMDGALILNETGSKILIANAQLVPDSSIDSIETGMRHRTAERVAKQTGSLVVAISQRRNVITLYQGNLRYTLKDIGVILTKANQAIQTLEKYKAVWNDGITNLGILEFEEVVTMSEVVHVLHSVEMVLRIKNEILSYIHELGTEGRLIRLQLTELLADLEAEAALLIKDYHQEKTQDHHQILKKLQDLANTQLLEDSDLVKLLGYPGQTSLEESVTPRGYRITSKISRVPPLIIENLINRFKTLQGVCRATINELDDVEGIGEVRAKKIREGLKRIQEHLYMSRHN
- a CDS encoding PIN/TRAM domain-containing protein, with amino-acid sequence MLKRIVQLFFLVIGGALGIYLIPKIINVLDIGAVPLLEGSYVRAIIGAIILFLTTFWLVDYIVQLIKHIEEALVKAPVADVLFGTLGLISGLIVAYLILIPIREFTIPVISTVLQVFFTLLLGYLGFQVGFKKRNELLGLFTLPQRGGKKKNNSENEEVEVEAEKSTTHWKILDTSVIIDGRIADICQTKFLEGTIVIPQFVLEELQHIADSSDALKRNRGRRGLDILNRIQKEMPIPVEIYEGDFDDIQEVDSKLVKLAKITGGTVVTNDFNLNKVSELQGVTVLNINDLANAIKPVVLPGEELSVYVVKDGKEQNQGVAYLDDGTMIVVEDGREYVGSQLDVLVTSVLQTSAGRMIFAKRKLLEKAL